In Phocoena phocoena chromosome 19, mPhoPho1.1, whole genome shotgun sequence, a genomic segment contains:
- the TOB1 gene encoding protein Tob1, producing the protein MQLEIQVALNFIISYLYNKLPRRRVNIFGEELERLLKKKYEGHWYPEKPYKGSGFRCIHVGEKVDPVIEQASKESGLDIDDVRGNLPQDLSVWIDPFEVSYQIGEKGPVKVLYVDDNNENGCELDKEIKNSFNPEAQVFMPISDPASSVSSSPSPPFGHSAAVSPTFMPRSTQPLTFTTATFAATKFGSTKMKNSGRSNKVARTSPINLGLNVNDLLKQKAISSSVHSLYGLGLGSQQKPRPQQQPPQPPPSPPPQQQQQQQKTSALSPNAKEFIFPNMQGQGSSTSGMFPGDSPLNLSPLQYSNAFDVFAACGGLNEKSFVDGLNFSLNNMQYSNQQFQPVMAN; encoded by the coding sequence ATGCAGCTTGAAATCCAAGTAGcactaaattttattatttcatatctgTACAATAAGCTTCCCAGGAGACGTGTCAACATTTTTGGTGAAGAGCTCGAAAGACTTCTTAAGAAGAAATATGAAGGGCACTGGTATCCTGAAAAGCCATACAAAGGATCAGGGTTTAGATGTATACACGTAGGGGAGAAGGTGGACCCAGTGATTGAACAAGCCTCCAAAGAGAGTGGTTTGGACATTGATGATGTTCGCGGCAATCTGCCGCAGGACCTTAGTGTTTGGATCGACCCATTTGAGGTTTCCTACCAAATTGGTGAAAAGGGACCAGTGAAGGTGCTTTATGTGGATGATAATAATGAGAATGGATGTGAGTTGGATAAGGAGATCAAAAACAGCTTTAACCCAGAGGCCCAGGTTTTTATGCCCATAAGTGACCCAGCCTCATCGGTGTCCAGCTCTCCATCTCCTCCCTTTGGTCACTCTGCTGCTGTAAGCCCTAccttcatgccccggtccactCAGCCTTTAACCTTTACCACTGCCACTTTTGCTGCCACCAAGTTCGGCTCTACCAAAATGAAGAATAGTGGCCGAAGCAACAAGGTTGCACGTACTTCTCCTATCAACCTCGGCTTGAATGTGAATGACCTCTTGAAGCAGAAAGCCATCTCCTCCTCAGTGCACTCTCTGTATGGGCTTGGCCTGGGTAGCCAGCAGAAGCCACGGCCACAGCAGCAGCCACCCCAGCCACCGCCGTCACCACCaccgcagcagcagcagcaacagcagaaaACCTCCGCTCTTTCTCCTAACGCCaaggaatttatttttcctaatatgcAGGGTCAAGGTAGTAGTACCAGTGGAATGTTCCCAGGTGACAGCCCCCTTAACCTCAGTCCTCTCCAGTACAGTAATGCCTTTGATGTGTTTGCGGCCTGCGGAGGCCTCAACGAGAAGTCTTTTGTAGATGGCTTGAATTTTAGCTTGAATAACATGCAGTATTCTAACCAGCAATTCCAGCCTGTTATGgctaactaa